A window of Candidatus Methylomirabilis sp. contains these coding sequences:
- a CDS encoding gamma carbonic anhydrase family protein, translating to MILAVGGKAPRIAPGAFVATSAVLIGEVTLEEGASVWYQAVLDGGQGPVRIGPQTNVQDGAVLTGTAEAPLLVGPRVSIGHGALLSGCRVEEGALIAIRATVLEGASVGAGAIVGAGAVVPPGGEVPSRTLVLGNPASPTRVVSEEEVADNRRRVERYAALAQSYRTGADPAAAGGD from the coding sequence ATGATCCTGGCGGTGGGGGGGAAGGCACCCCGGATTGCCCCCGGCGCCTTCGTGGCAACCTCGGCCGTCCTCATCGGGGAGGTGACGCTGGAGGAGGGGGCCTCGGTCTGGTACCAGGCGGTCCTCGACGGGGGCCAGGGACCGGTCCGGATCGGCCCCCAGACGAACGTCCAGGACGGCGCGGTCCTGACCGGGACCGCGGAGGCGCCCCTCCTCGTGGGCCCGCGGGTCTCGATCGGCCACGGCGCGCTTCTCTCGGGGTGCCGGGTGGAAGAGGGAGCGCTCATCGCGATCCGGGCGACCGTCCTGGAAGGGGCGTCCGTGGGGGCGGGGGCGATCGTCGGCGCCGGGGCAGTCGTCCCGCCGGGGGGAGAGGTCCCGTCCCGCACGCTCGTCCTGGGAAACCCGGCGAGTCCCACACGGGTGGTCAGCGAAGAAGAGGTGGCCGACAACCGCCGGCGGGTCGAGCGGTACGCCGCCCTGGCCCAAAGCTACCGGACGGGCGCCGACCCGGCAGCCGCGGGCGGGGACTGA
- a CDS encoding AMP-binding protein has product MSATPWPPTYDERYRPAPADPYWFREPETMAPEQRAPLILAKLRAQMAYAWERAPFYRRKWRAVGLEPGDIKTLEDFRRVPLVMKEEIRKDQEAHPPFGSALCIPLPEVARVHGTSGTTGKPTAFAIGRADWLRIGNAHARIMWSFGLRPTDTLFIGSFFSLYMGSWGALAGAERLGMIVFPFGAGVPGQTKVAIRWIREVQPSVFYGTPSYGLHLAEKTREEGLDPRRDFAFRVLFFSGEPGAGIPATKRQIEETYGGICVDTGSMAEMTPWMTNAECQHRTGMHLWQDLVYTELLHPETREPVPPGGEGVPVYTHLERTSQPMIRLWSGDLATWTDAPCPCGRTYPRLPKGITGRVDDMFIVRGENIYPSTIEDTLRATPGFGGEFRIIISREEAMDRLAIQAEYSRDVAAKAQHDGTVLERLARLMEERLRTAIGVWPRVKLMPPEALARTEFKARRVIDNRDLFRSLRGGT; this is encoded by the coding sequence GTGTCCGCCACGCCCTGGCCGCCCACCTACGACGAGCGCTATCGTCCCGCCCCGGCCGACCCCTACTGGTTCCGGGAGCCCGAGACGATGGCGCCGGAGCAGCGGGCCCCCCTCATTCTGGCAAAGCTCCGCGCCCAGATGGCCTACGCCTGGGAGCGGGCCCCCTTCTACCGGCGGAAGTGGCGGGCGGTCGGGCTCGAGCCGGGGGACATCAAGACGCTCGAGGACTTCCGTCGGGTCCCGCTCGTGATGAAGGAGGAGATCCGGAAGGACCAGGAGGCCCATCCCCCCTTTGGCTCCGCGCTCTGCATCCCGCTCCCGGAGGTGGCCCGGGTCCACGGGACCTCGGGCACGACCGGCAAGCCCACCGCCTTCGCCATCGGCCGGGCCGACTGGCTGCGGATCGGCAACGCCCACGCCAGAATTATGTGGTCCTTCGGACTCCGCCCGACGGACACCCTCTTCATCGGCTCTTTCTTCAGCCTCTACATGGGTTCCTGGGGCGCCCTGGCCGGGGCGGAGCGCCTCGGGATGATCGTCTTCCCCTTTGGCGCCGGCGTCCCGGGGCAGACGAAGGTCGCGATCCGCTGGATCCGGGAGGTCCAGCCGTCGGTCTTCTACGGGACCCCCTCCTACGGGCTCCACCTCGCCGAGAAGACCCGGGAGGAGGGGCTCGATCCTCGCCGGGACTTCGCCTTCCGGGTGCTCTTCTTCTCGGGGGAGCCCGGGGCGGGGATTCCCGCCACCAAGCGGCAGATCGAGGAGACCTACGGGGGAATCTGCGTGGACACGGGCTCGATGGCCGAGATGACCCCCTGGATGACCAACGCCGAGTGCCAGCACCGAACCGGCATGCACCTCTGGCAGGACTTGGTCTACACGGAGCTCCTCCACCCCGAAACCCGCGAGCCCGTTCCGCCGGGCGGGGAGGGCGTCCCGGTGTACACGCACCTCGAACGAACTTCCCAGCCGATGATCCGCCTGTGGTCCGGGGACCTGGCGACCTGGACCGACGCTCCCTGCCCCTGCGGCCGGACCTACCCCCGCCTCCCGAAGGGGATCACCGGCCGGGTGGACGACATGTTCATCGTCCGGGGGGAGAACATCTACCCGAGCACCATCGAGGACACGCTCCGGGCCACACCCGGCTTCGGCGGGGAGTTCCGGATCATCATCTCCCGGGAGGAGGCCATGGACCGCCTCGCCATCCAGGCGGAGTACTCGCGCGACGTGGCGGCCAAAGCGCAGCATGACGGGACGGTCTTGGAGCGGCTTGCCCGGCTGATGGAAGAGCGCCTCCGGACGGCGATCGGCGTCTGGCCAAGGGTAAAGCTCATGCCCCCAGAGGCCCTCGCGCGGACCGAGTTCAAGGCGCGCCGCGTGATTGACAACCGGGATCTCTTCCGATCCCTGCGTGGCGGCACGTGA
- a CDS encoding methylmalonyl-CoA mutase family protein codes for MAEAGRDPLQEATTAWEAGELAAFLTRRPERQRAFHTLSGLPVQRVYTPLDLERLDYAASLGLPGQFPFTRGPYPTMYRGQLWTMRQIAGFGTAPETNQRFRYLLAQGQTGLSIDFDMPTLMGYDSDSSMAEGEVGREGVAVDTLADYEELLEGIDLGRISVSMTINPTAWILLAMYVALAERRGIPFADLSGTIQNDIIKEFTAQKEWIYPIRPSMRIVRDTITYCAEHLPRYNPVNISGYHIRDAGATAIQELAFTLGAGIAYVEEVLKTGVPVDAFAARLSFYFISQSDFFEEVAKFRAARRMWARIMRERFGASRPESMRLRFHCQTAGSSLTAVQPQNNVVRTALQALAAVLGGCQSLHTNGMDEALAIPSEEAMKLALRTQQIIAEETGIPSTVDPLGGSYYLEALTDQIEAAAWATLEKIDALGGTLAAVEKNYMQQEIADAAYAFQLAKERGERVVVGVNRYCEPQGGPLPIQLHRLDPETEARQIARLQRVKAARDDRAVARCLRDLQEAARDERANLMPPTIAAVKAHATLGEIVGALQGVFGRYVETPVF; via the coding sequence ATGGCTGAAGCAGGCCGCGACCCGCTCCAGGAGGCGACGACAGCATGGGAGGCAGGCGAGCTCGCCGCCTTCCTCACGCGCCGGCCGGAGCGTCAGCGTGCGTTCCACACCCTCTCCGGCCTCCCGGTGCAGCGCGTCTATACCCCGCTGGATCTGGAGCGGCTCGACTACGCGGCCTCCCTGGGCCTGCCGGGCCAGTTCCCCTTCACCCGGGGCCCGTACCCCACCATGTACCGGGGGCAGCTCTGGACCATGCGCCAGATCGCGGGCTTCGGGACGGCCCCCGAAACCAACCAGCGCTTCCGGTATCTGCTGGCCCAGGGGCAGACCGGCCTCTCCATTGACTTCGACATGCCCACCCTGATGGGCTACGACTCCGACAGCTCGATGGCCGAGGGGGAGGTGGGCCGGGAGGGGGTGGCCGTTGACACGCTGGCCGACTACGAGGAGCTCCTCGAAGGGATCGACCTCGGGCGGATCAGCGTCTCCATGACCATCAACCCCACCGCCTGGATCCTCCTGGCCATGTACGTGGCGCTGGCCGAGCGGCGGGGGATCCCGTTCGCGGATCTCTCGGGGACGATCCAGAATGACATCATCAAGGAGTTCACCGCGCAGAAGGAGTGGATCTATCCGATCCGGCCCTCGATGCGGATCGTCCGGGACACCATCACCTACTGTGCCGAGCATCTCCCTCGCTACAACCCGGTCAACATCAGCGGCTACCACATTCGGGACGCCGGGGCCACGGCGATCCAGGAGCTGGCCTTCACGCTGGGCGCGGGGATCGCCTACGTGGAGGAGGTCCTGAAGACCGGGGTGCCGGTGGACGCCTTCGCCGCCCGCCTGTCCTTCTACTTCATCAGTCAGAGCGATTTCTTCGAGGAGGTCGCCAAGTTCCGGGCGGCCAGGCGCATGTGGGCCCGGATCATGCGCGAGCGGTTCGGGGCGAGCCGTCCGGAGTCCATGCGCCTGCGCTTCCACTGCCAGACAGCCGGGTCTTCGCTCACCGCGGTCCAGCCGCAGAACAACGTCGTCCGGACCGCCCTCCAGGCGCTCGCGGCCGTCCTGGGGGGCTGTCAGTCCCTCCACACGAACGGGATGGACGAGGCGCTGGCCATCCCCTCGGAAGAGGCGATGAAGCTGGCCCTCCGGACCCAGCAGATCATCGCGGAGGAGACGGGCATCCCCAGCACGGTGGATCCCCTGGGCGGTTCCTACTACCTCGAGGCCCTCACCGACCAGATCGAAGCCGCCGCATGGGCGACCCTGGAGAAGATCGACGCCCTGGGGGGGACGCTGGCGGCGGTGGAGAAGAACTACATGCAGCAGGAGATCGCCGACGCCGCGTATGCCTTCCAGCTTGCCAAGGAACGGGGGGAGCGGGTGGTCGTGGGGGTGAACCGGTACTGCGAGCCCCAAGGGGGTCCCCTGCCGATCCAACTGCACCGGCTGGACCCGGAGACCGAGGCGCGGCAGATCGCGCGGCTGCAGCGGGTGAAGGCCGCGCGGGACGACCGGGCCGTCGCCCGCTGCCTCCGCGACCTCCAGGAGGCCGCGCGGGACGAGCGCGCGAACCTCATGCCGCCCACGATCGCCGCCGTCAAGGCGCACGCCACCCTGGGGGAGATCGTCGGCGCGCTCCAGGGAGTCTTCGGGCGGTACGTCGAGACGCCGGTCTTCTAG
- a CDS encoding cobalamin B12-binding domain-containing protein, translating to MMGERKIRVLMAKCGLDGHDRGVKVVARALRDAGMEVIYTGLHQKAEQVVAAAIQEDVDVIGLSILSGAHMTIFPKLLALLRERGAGDILVLGGGTILPEEAEALKGMGVAEIFGPDTPLQDIVAFIRGAVKT from the coding sequence ATGATGGGGGAGCGGAAGATCCGGGTGCTCATGGCGAAGTGCGGGCTCGACGGCCACGACCGGGGGGTGAAAGTCGTCGCGCGGGCGCTGCGGGATGCCGGGATGGAGGTCATCTATACGGGACTCCATCAGAAGGCCGAGCAGGTCGTGGCCGCGGCGATTCAAGAAGACGTGGATGTCATCGGCCTGAGCATCCTCTCGGGGGCGCACATGACCATCTTTCCCAAGCTCCTCGCGCTGCTGCGGGAGCGGGGGGCAGGGGACATCCTGGTGCTGGGGGGCGGGACGATCCTGCCCGAAGAAGCTGAAGCGCTCAAGGGGATGGGGGTCGCGGAGATCTTCGGGCCCGATACCCCGCTCCAGGACATCGTCGCCTTCATCCGCGGTGCGGTGAAGACCTGA
- the fabG gene encoding 3-oxoacyl-[acyl-carrier-protein] reductase, whose protein sequence is MHLSGRVALVTGGSRGIGRAISQALADAGAAVAINYQGSERAAREVAREIAEAGGVAEIFQADVSQREAVQRMKKGVLARFGRVDLLVNNAGITRDRTFVRMDEEAWASVLSVNLNGVFYCTKAFLDGMLERGHGRIVHISSIVGQTGNFGQANYAAAKAALFGLTKTLAKELAARGITVNAVAPGFIDTEMVAAVPEEIRSKLVGQIPMARFGTAGEVANAVAFLASNEASYITGQTINVNGGMYM, encoded by the coding sequence ATGCACCTGTCGGGGCGGGTCGCCCTGGTGACGGGCGGCTCCCGGGGGATCGGACGGGCAATCAGCCAGGCCCTGGCGGACGCCGGGGCCGCCGTCGCCATCAACTACCAGGGAAGCGAGCGCGCCGCCCGAGAGGTGGCGCGGGAAATCGCGGAGGCCGGCGGCGTGGCCGAGATCTTCCAGGCGGACGTGAGCCAGCGGGAGGCCGTCCAGCGGATGAAGAAGGGGGTGTTGGCGCGCTTCGGCCGCGTGGACCTGCTGGTGAACAACGCCGGGATCACGCGGGATCGGACCTTCGTCCGGATGGATGAGGAGGCCTGGGCGTCGGTCCTGTCCGTGAATTTGAACGGGGTGTTCTACTGCACGAAAGCCTTTCTGGACGGGATGCTCGAGCGGGGCCACGGCCGGATCGTGCACATCTCTTCGATCGTGGGGCAGACGGGGAACTTTGGCCAGGCGAACTACGCGGCGGCCAAGGCGGCCCTGTTCGGCCTCACCAAAACCCTGGCGAAGGAGCTGGCTGCGCGGGGGATCACGGTCAACGCCGTCGCGCCCGGGTTCATCGACACCGAAATGGTGGCGGCCGTCCCCGAGGAGATCCGAAGCAAGCTCGTCGGCCAGATCCCCATGGCGCGGTTCGGCACGGCGGGCGAGGTGGCCAACGCCGTGGCTTTCCTCGCCTCGAATGAGGCTTCGTACATCACAGGGCAGACGATCAATGTCAACGGTGGGATGTATATGTAA
- a CDS encoding polyhydroxyalkanoate synthesis regulator DNA-binding domain-containing protein: protein MTAGAVTIKKYSNRKLYDTEQSRYVTLEELAEMIRQGKAIRVVDADTDEDLTSVTLTQILLEGEKQKRHPLPVEFLHQLVQYGEAMQAALQQALAPHLDTFLKAQREGEKQLQELAKAGGKVAGGWLAPMEAWWRSMEPRAQGESDRTALKAEVDALRARLKELEEKLGEG, encoded by the coding sequence ATGACAGCCGGCGCGGTGACCATCAAGAAGTACAGCAACCGGAAGCTGTATGACACGGAGCAGAGTCGATATGTCACCCTGGAGGAGCTTGCGGAGATGATCCGCCAGGGAAAGGCCATCCGGGTCGTGGACGCCGACACCGACGAAGACCTGACGAGCGTGACCCTCACCCAGATTCTCCTGGAGGGGGAGAAGCAGAAGCGCCATCCCCTCCCGGTGGAGTTCCTCCACCAGCTCGTCCAGTATGGGGAAGCGATGCAGGCCGCCCTCCAGCAGGCCCTGGCGCCTCACCTGGATACGTTCCTGAAGGCCCAGCGGGAGGGGGAGAAGCAGCTGCAGGAGCTGGCCAAGGCCGGGGGAAAGGTTGCCGGGGGTTGGCTGGCTCCCATGGAAGCGTGGTGGCGAAGCATGGAGCCCCGGGCTCAGGGTGAGAGTGACCGGACTGCGCTGAAGGCTGAGGTGGACGCGCTCAGGGCGCGGCTGAAGGAGCTCGAGGAGAAACTGGGGGAAGGATAG
- a CDS encoding MucR family transcriptional regulator has translation MPSDPRSAVREREILCLVCGRALRQLTNTHLRAHGLSADAYRRAFGYNRGTALMARELRTLYRDRAVRMRLAARIRENPLRRDPGLAVQGSRRRMRVEEQLNRREAARRAARLREARFREVGRHPRTKPVDLPLLHALVLAGLSLRKIARRLGVSPVTVSARLRLPAAADLTDRSPCSKIPPGPAPVGRDGSSNDSRRGDHQEVQQPEAV, from the coding sequence GTGCCGAGCGATCCCCGGTCAGCCGTTCGGGAACGCGAGATCCTCTGCCTGGTCTGCGGGCGCGCACTCCGCCAGCTCACCAACACCCACCTGCGCGCTCACGGGCTGAGCGCGGACGCGTACCGGCGGGCGTTTGGCTACAACCGGGGGACAGCCCTCATGGCCCGGGAGCTCCGGACCCTCTACCGGGATCGGGCCGTTCGGATGCGCCTGGCGGCCCGCATTCGCGAGAATCCTTTGCGGCGGGACCCTGGCCTGGCCGTCCAGGGATCCAGGCGGCGGATGCGGGTGGAGGAGCAGCTAAACCGGCGGGAGGCGGCGCGCCGCGCCGCCAGGCTCCGGGAAGCCCGGTTTCGAGAGGTTGGACGCCATCCCCGGACGAAACCGGTAGACCTCCCCCTCCTCCATGCCCTGGTGCTGGCAGGTCTCTCCTTGCGGAAGATCGCCCGGCGGCTCGGGGTCTCCCCCGTCACCGTCTCGGCTCGTCTCCGTCTCCCGGCCGCGGCCGATTTGACAGACCGGAGCCCCTGCTCTAAGATTCCGCCGGGTCCCGCGCCTGTGGGCCGGGACGGGAGCAGCAATGACAGCCGGCGCGGTGACCATCAAGAAGTACAGCAACCGGAAGCTGTATGA